A stretch of DNA from Castor canadensis chromosome 2, mCasCan1.hap1v2, whole genome shotgun sequence:
TGTTTGGTACAATTCTCTAGGGAAATTATCTGTGCTTGAAGACTTCTATTTGGGTAGTTTTAAATCATGTATTGAGGgccggggatgtagctcaatagtaAAGCAATGCCTGGGCCTCTGGTTCCATGCATGCAtagcactgccaaaaagtaaaaatgaattcattttcctTAATAGTTATAGTGCTTGTCAGATTGTGGGGTCCTGTCCATTCCTGGTACTCAGAATTTATGTCACTTTTGTCAGTCTTTCTGGAGATTTGTCAgcatttattctgttttatttatttattgcagttctgaggtttgaacacagggtctcatgcttactaggtaggtgtgtaccacttgagccactctgacagctctatatttttaatcttttaatgaactagatctttctttttttttctattcttcaactttaatttcactgatttttgttcattttttttcctacatgCTTTGAGTTTGTTTCTTGCTCTCACTCTCACTCTTGCtcatactggaatttgaactcagggcctcccccttcctaggcaggcactgtacgactcgagccatgtccccagcccattttgctttagttagttttcacatagggtcttgcgTTGTTTTGCTCTGGCAAGCCTGGGCCTTGATCTTCCTACTTAGTCCTGTCACATAGATGGAATTACAGATGAACCACTGTACTTGGCTCAtttgttaagatgaggtctcgctaactttttacctcaaaccatgaccctcctgatctccacctcccaagtacctgggattattgTTATATACTATGATGCCAGggagtttgttttttaattccttgTCTTACTGCTTactggaaagacaaaaaaaaaattgaactttgAATGTCTGCAGATATCTTTTTGCTGTCCTCACACTTGATTGATAAATTGGCTGACATAAAATTTTAGCTTGCCtaagaattttgaaaacattgCTCTGTATCTTTGTTATTTATATATGACCAGGTTTGGATTTtaggctttgttttttgttttgtttgtttctatactTTGATATTCTCTACCCTTTTCTAGTGCTCTGAAGTTTGATGCTATATAgttatcttatgttttctctctgatttctgttttctttgtataaattccttttatttgaATGTTGCTACCTCTAAGCCAATcttctgattatttttttctttctttttgccctgTGTTCTGGGAGATATCCTCAATCTCTCTTTCAACTTCTCTTGAGTTTTTCTGTCTTATTATATCATCTTTAATTTCTAGTaatgtttttgttgcttttttgtctCGTTTCTGTATTGTGAATACAGTTTGATCGTCTCTCCTGAGGTTTTTTTATAAGTAaagtttattgaagtataatttatatacaataaaaattcatACTTGTTAGAGTACAGTTTATTTGTTTTACAAGTAACTACCACCACCAAGATGTAGAAGAGTTCTTTGGGAACTTTGACCACCCATAATGTCATAATTTTTATGTGTGGGCTGGTGGGAGTTCTCACAGAGTATCTTCTGCTTTCTTACCTGGAGGGTTTGAGTCTGGTTGCAAACCTTTGTAAGGCAAatgatagaagaaggaaaaggacccAACATTTAGCACGTAAAGTTTTGCTTGACCTCCTGTTTTAGAATATGTTCTTTACAACTTCTGTGCCTGGCATTTCCCCTCCCAGAgactttgttttacattttccatACAGTAAAACTAGTGTTGGCATACCCCTATGTATTCATCCACTTCCGAGCACTTggagtgtgagaccctatctcaaaaacaaaccaatgcAAACATTCCAGGCTTTAGTGGAGTGGGGAGCAAGATCCTGAGAATTTAACTGTGCCTTAAATGGACATCCAGGCTGTGCATGTTTTTAGGGTCACCTTCACCCCCACTTCTTGATGTCCTTGATACTGCCACTTCCCAAATCTTGTAGGGATTCTGCCTTTCACCTTTCCCCAATGCTGATTTAGGATATGGTTTTCCCAGTTCTGTTAGGGCAGGTACCACTTTTGCCTTGCAGTTTTATGCCTCTCGAAAGCTAGGtgaacactctactacttgagccacagccccaggccttttgttggtattttgtttttgagataggtctcattaactttgcctaggctggctttgaacttgtgatcctcttgccactacctcccaagtagctggaattacaggcatgccccaccacacccattAGAAAGTCCCCTTTCTCTATTAAATTGTGGACAAGGCCCTTTGGCTAACTTCTGGCTATTGCTCACTCTGCTACAGCTGGCCTGCAGCCTAAACTCTAGCCACGTGTATCTACTTAAGAGAGTGTCAAACGGTGTTTTGTGCCTTTCATTTCTGCACATGCTGTTGTCTCAATTTGTTGTTTGTCCTTTAAGATTCAATTAAGCTTTGCTGATTGTCCAGCTGCCTCTCTGTCAGAGTGCTTATGggattatttactttaaaaaaaaaaaacccaccctaGAGGTTTCTTAGCCCAAGAATATACAGGTGAAAGGGCTGTGCAGGAGGTGATACAATATTTGAAAATTGTGTGCATTTGTGTACAGAAGAGTTTGAAATGCGCATCTGGAATACCTGTGgagctttttttcccccctgtatGCTctctgatgtgatttttttttttttttaagtgcagttGCTTTGGGCTCTACTGTAGAGGCTTGCTGGGTAGACTCTAAAGTTATGGCTTAGTAAGGTGCATTTTCAGAAAGCTTCCTAGATGATTCTTTAGAACAGGATTTCTAAGCATCATTTATGTTATCTACAGAGCCTTACATATAATAAGTGATAAGTACTTTTTAATGTATAAACAAAGAATGAACGGGAAATGTATCTTTAGGGCTTGACCTAAAATTAATTCCCTGTGTAAAACCAGATTATAAGCGGGGAAATCACTAATCCCCTCTGTATGTAAATGAAGTCATAGCATCTATTTCTCCCACCACCTCCACCTTTGGATGTAATTAGGATAATAAGAGGAtggattatttttttcaaaagaagaagacaGCTTTGGAGAGCTAGCTGCAagattgggggaaaaaaagtttaAGGGTTAGACATAGGTCAGACCAGATGTGCGTAGTCTGATTTTGGTTCCTCTGATTGCTTAgggttttaggtttttttccccaACATGTGGTCCAAAATATTAAATGTCTGTACATTGAGATGTCATAGATACCACCACTTTATAAACCTGAATTCTCATTTCATTAAAATGGTTAGAGATAGGGAAAGTAGAGAGATTTACATATTGCTTTggcaaaaacatacaatattatTTTAACTAGTTGCAACTAAAGAATGAGAATCAGAGCCTCGATTTCCTGGAATGCCCTGCTGTGTGCTTCCTCATTGTTTAGTCTTAAAAGTAGAACTGTGTCCTGGGCTGTACTCGGAAGCCTCTTTTATGCAGCATGGAGCCGTAGATGTGTTGTTGAGTGTACGTTAAAGAAATGACCATGCTCCTTTTATTTTGTGTAGGTGTTCAAAAGATTATGGCATCTGAAACCCACAATGTTAAGAAACGGAACTTCTGTAATAACATTGAGGATCATTGCATTGGTCTTCCTAGAAAAAGGATCCCTAATTTCACTAATAAGAACATGAAGGAGGTGAGTCCATGAATTCTAGGTAATGAGTAAGGAGTTTAAACTACCAGGTCTGTAGATATGCTTagattttttaaacaatgtgAAGAGAATGATTTTGCTTAATCTCATAAATTTAGTAGATTTAATGGAGCATAACCATTAACATTCCTAAAGCTCTAAAACCTTTTTGGCAAGTGACCATTTTTGTAAGCtataatttgatattttatctTTCAAGGGTCTCAGAGATGGTTTTAGCTCATCACTGCAAGGTTCATTAGCACCATGGTAAACTTTAGCTCACTTATTAAGCATACACAAGCGTAGTATATGACTAGTGGTGTGAAAAATAGGGAGAGAGCCCTGTTGTTTTGCCAAACATACCTACCAACAATGCTGTTGTACCTCATGGTTGAGACGCCAGCATTAGGACAGAGAAAACTTAACCAGGAAAAATATGCCTGCTGAGTTTTAGATTTGTTAGTCAGAAAGTTTATGTAACACTACTAAAGAATATAATGGCCTACAAAATCTTACTTTAATTTTTCAGGTTAAGAAATCTCCAAAACAGTTGGCTGCTTACATAAACAGGTAAGAGTTTGTTTAAAGTTTGTGACAAACAGTAAATCTCGAAACATGGGTTAACTTATTGGCAAACAGCTCCTCTGTGCCAGGCTGTGCACTGATAAATGTACCAATATTGCCTGTACTCCTTATGTAGTGTACTTGGTAGGTGTCATCACCCCAAACAGTCATGAGGAAGCTAATGAAGAGAGGGAACACATGACCGGTCAGGGTCATACAGCTGTAAAGTGCTTAAACTGGTGTTCATTCTCAGACCGCAGACCCTCCCAGCTCTAAAGGCACCTTCTACAAAACTCCGGTTTCAGGTGTAACCTGAGGTTCTGGGGGTGGGTCCCTGGCGTCTTTGAGCATTTGTGAAGTCAAAACTACTTTCATAGTAATACTAAGACGTAAGTCTCCTTCGTTTTCCTTGTCTTGCTCGTGTACAGTAGAGCTTTCCAGAGGTGACCTATCCTTCAATAAGATGAGACTAAATGTAGAAGCAGAAATGAGACTCCAGCTGTCTTCTGCTAAGCCaaatattagaattttaaaaatgtaaactctgctattcttctattcttttttttttattgttccacAAAATACGGTTGTTTTGGTAAAATATTCTGATAGTAAGTATGTTAACCATCTTTCCTCAGATAAACAACTTATGTGGAGGAGACATTTGTTTTGACTAggtgtggtggagcatgcctataaacccagcacttggaggctgaggttgCAGAATTGTGAATCAAGGCCAGCCTATGTTACCTAGGAGGcctctgtcttaaaaaatacatttatttatttatttatttatttatttatttatttatttatttatttatctatctatctatctatctatctatctatctatctatctatctatctatatacccTGTTTGCTTTGGGCCAGTTAGCAGGGCAATAGATTCTAGTGATGAATAGGTGGTAGACAAAACTGCTCACCTTATGGTggtaaggaagagaaagacagaaaagaaaaaagttcttgaCTCTAATATCCCCTTTAAGAGCACAtcctcagtgacctaacttcctttctcttggccccacctcctgaaggttTTAACACCTCGAAGAAGCATCAAAGGCTGGCAACCAAGTAGCACATGTGATCTGAggggacacttaagatccaaaccataacaatgtCTTGAGTtacaaattaacaaatattttaactttttctcaGATTTAGCTTTTGATATTAGTTGGTATTACCCACATAAACAATTCTCTTGAATCCTCAAAATTTTAATAAGTACAAACCATCCTGACCCTAAGACATTTAGAAACCACTGTACTCTgagataaactttaaaatattcaaacttGCACAATTTATTTGTCACTTTGTTAGAAAAAGATTAACTGTCTCAAAGTGTTACAGTTTTCTTATTCACAAAATTCTGTTCCTTACTAGAATCTACTGCCCGCTAACTGGCCCAAAGCACACAGGGTATATTCTGAaagcatctagttaatttggtaTAAAGTGTTACATCCTTTATATTACCTTCCACGTAATTTATAGCTTTTATCTTCCTCTTGAAACTAAgagttaacatttttattattctatttatctgttaaatatttaaaagttcacatttttttaactgaagaaaataaattctttttacaGAACAGTTGGACAAGCTGTGAAAAGCCCAGATAAACTACGTAAGGTGATCTATCACAGAAAGAAAGTTCATCATCCCTTTCCAAATTCTTGTAACAGAAAAAAGCAGTCCCTTATAAGTGGGGGCTGTGACAtggcaaataaagaaaatgaactagCTTGTGCAGGACCCCTGTCTGGAAAGTTACCCCATGACAGTCGAACATACTTGGTTAACTCCAGTGAGGCTGGTTCTGCACAGACAGAAAGCTCATCATCGAAATACAGtggatttttttctgaagtaAGTCACATTTCCAAGTCATTTTTAACTTAACTGTATTTCTGTTATactattgttttttctttgccttatgctcttagcagaatactttatCACCAATTGAATACAGATTTACTTGAGTGATAGGAACTCCCTGAGACATTTTTCTAGATTTGCCAAATTTGCATCAGTAGTTTAGCCCATTTCTCTAAGTTAGCAGTATCTAAGATGGAATGAAAAGTCTTACAGGTTGCTATATGTCAGGAATGACAAGTTGACCTGCAGAGATTTAAAGGAAGACAGAAGGAGAAATCTTGCCTAAAGAATGGTCAATGCCACCTGTTCTCCAGGCACACTTTGCGGGGCTCTTTTTGTACAGGCAACCCTGCCTCTGTTCTTCTAACCAAAGCATTTGTATATGTggacacatgtacatacattaagACATTTACTGATACATAGTTTTAGTAGGCAAGACTGCACAGGATCAATCTAAGTAAGTTACGGTATATAAAGACTGGATAgtatgctgtttttaaaaaagagtttgatCTGTATTGACATTGAAATATGTTCCTATATTCACATAGATGAAAAAACAAGATTTTTGAAAGTATAGataatttttagggtttttttagaGTGTTACTATCTATAcctttgttttgaaaatatacGTACTATTCTATTAACTGTAATTACTTCTGGGAAGTGACGTTAGATGTTTTTGTGAGCAAGTAGGAAATACTTGCTTTTTGTCTCACATAATTCtgtgttaaactttttttttttcttttttgccgtactggggtttgaactcagggcttcaccattgctaggcaggcactcttactgcttgagccattctatcagcccttttttttttttattgttttattattcatatgtgcatactaggcttgggtcatttctcccccctacccccaccccctctcttaccacccactccgtcccctccctctccccccaccccctcaatacccagcataaactattttgcccttatctctaattttgttgaagagaaggtgtcttacctatcctcacccctcccttgtgtgctctcgcttttatcatgtgctcatagtccagtccccttgttgtgtttgcccttgatctaatgtccgcatatgagggagaacatacgatttttggttttttgggccaggctaacctcactcagaatgatgttctccaattccatccatttaccagcgaatgataacatttaattcttcttcatggctgcataaaattccattgtgtatagataccacattttcttaatccattgtcagtggtggggcatcttggctgtttccataacttggctgttgtgaatagtgccgcaataaacatgggtgtgcaggtgcctctggagtaacctgtgtcacagtcttttgggtatatccccaagagtggtattcctggatcaaatggtagatcaatgtttagtctatcagccctttttgtgatggttttttccaagaccctgtcttatgaactgtttggccagggctggcttcaaacccagccctcctgatctctgcttcctgggtagctaggattacaggtgtgagccatgggcacctggctATGTTAAACTTTTTGCAGTAGGAATATATTACCTTTTATACAAATAGATACGTTTACACTATACTATAAAGCACTTGTCACAGAACTGAGTTTTTGTGGTTTCTTCCTCATGCTTTTGAGTTGTTAATAACTATTCTGTATGTTTACTTTTTCCCTTTATGTATGTTTAGAAAATTAATCCTATGAGTCAGctaaaagtattttatatatttttttaaatgacagcaaGCAAGTTAAAAAACAGGTGCTATATTTGTTGACAGCATCTGTCTGCTGTGTTCAACTGCAGTATTCTTTTGGAGGCCCAGTATAAAGAGACCTCTGCATAATTTACAACTATGTCTACCAGCCTGTTTTCATTCAAAAAATAGCCTAATGTTTCAGTGTGCTTTTTAACAAATTAGATTATTACTTTTCAGGTTTCTCAGGACCATGAAACAATGGCTCAAGTTTTGTTCAGCAGGAATTTGAGATTGAATGTAGCTTTAACTTTCTGGAGAAAGAGAAGTATAAGTGAGCTTGTAGCTTATTTGGTGAGGTGAGTGTGgctttttatattctttgttcaACCAGGGTAATTTTCAATGTGATActgtgccttttttatttttaatgtttttattgacTAAAAATTTAAACTTACTGTATTTAGATTCCATAAGGACACAGTGTAGCTTAAATTATGCTCATCACCAGTCTGAATAACTAGAAtacagaaaaccatctgctttatcAGATTGAGCACAGCTGTTACTTTTTCTGATTACAATTCTCTCCTTATCTATAAAGCTAAGCTGTTCTAGTGTGGGAAAACTAATTTGTAAGTCCCATTTGAGTGGGAATTATAAGCATTACCTTCCTCGTTGTAGTCAAGTCTTTTAGATACTGCCTTAGTGACCACCTAATCTAAAAATCCTTGTTTTGTCACTCACCACCTccttttcttgtttcatttttttacataGCAATTACCATGGACAACCTACTCTGTATATTTtacttgtttacttgtttattgtCTGACTCTGACCCACCCCAACCACCTGTACTCAGAAACACCCTAGAAAGCAAGCCCTCtctttgtttttgctgtgtccccagcacctGACTCTTCATAGGTACtgaaattatttgttaaatagTAAATCTCTTAAAAGCAGAATGGAGGTTATAATATAAAAGGAAATCAGGAATCAGTGCTCTAAGCCATGTCCTTCTTGTGCTCACAGGATAGAAGACCTTGGAGTTGTCGTAGATTGCCTTCCTGTGCTCACCAATAGGTAAAACAGTATTGGTAAAACagtattttttagaaaagaataaacttGAAGAAGAGCAAATTGTAACctgttcatattttaaaacttagtaTCTTTTAGTTtacaggaagaaaagcaatacaTCTCACTTGGCTGCTGTGTGGACTTGTTGCCTCTAGTAAAATCATTACTTAAAAGCAAATTTGAAGAGTAAGTGCTAATTAAATCtcaatttgttttcctctttcaaCATTTCTGATTTTGTGCTTTGTGGACACATAGGAGATTAGGCTCCGTGAGACATGTACATGGTTTCTGTGTTGAGGGAGCATAGTATGATTAGGAAAGGAATGTGAGACGGCCAAAGGACAGTTACAGAAGCATCTGTTACCCAGTTCCATAAAGTGCAGTTTTCTGAAGTAGATCATGAAAGTactgaaatatgttttaaaagggaaaagatCGATTCACTTGTATATTTCTGGGGGGAAGAGTATCATCTTTTGTAAAGGCTTCTTAGATAAAAGCACTTGAATTTTGTCTCAAATTGTCATTTCAGATATGTAATAGTTGGTTTGAACTGGCTTCAAGCAGTAATAAAAAGGTGGTGGTCAGAACTGTCATCCAAAGCAGAAGTTATAAATGATGGGTGAGCATAACTAAAGATAATTCATGCTgaaattttcttagaaaagcagCTTATTTAAATGAGATGGTCATTTTATTCCATGGTCATCAGTGTATAatatttattctcttcattttcagaGATATATTAAGTTGAGatattatttatttgtgaaaaatCACATATGTATCTCTTATTCTGGCAGAACCTtgcttgcttattttgttttgtttttttgagaccaggtctcactctgtagcccagactggccttgagttccacagtcttcctaccttggcctcctaagtgctgggattacagttatgtgtCACCACACTTAGTTCTGCCCTTCACTATGGAAGGAAGAACATCACATCATTGGTTTGATTTCCACCCTCCCCCCCCATATGCATTATTTGAGAAAGAGATTCTCTTAGTGCACTGAGGAATGGAGGCATCCTGCAGGCTCCTTTGGCTGTCCAGACTTAACTTGAAAGTCTAGTCTGAATTATAGTTCTAAAACTATTGCACTCATCATAATTAGAGTGTTGCCTCATTGTGAAAATGTGTGGGTGTTGTACCAAATGAGCCAGACTGTCGGGAAACCTCAAAAAAGCCTCCCAATCTTATTTCTAGGCTTCCAGAACTTCAAGCTTTATACCCAAGAACAGGTTGTCCATATGCCTAATTGTTTGCTTACCTGCTTTGACAACTAAATAACCTCCAATTTCTGTGATTGACACGTACTACTCTACATACTTACTTGACtttaaataatgtataatttTCTCCTGGTgataaattgaaaattttaaaactgttttcattAAGCTGTATTTACTACCAAAGTCTATATCCTACTATTTgctttgtgg
This window harbors:
- the Katnbl1 gene encoding KATNB1-like protein 1 isoform X1 encodes the protein MVARKQRGSGTRYFLQGVQKIMASETHNVKKRNFCNNIEDHCIGLPRKRIPNFTNKNMKEVKKSPKQLAAYINRTVGQAVKSPDKLRKVIYHRKKVHHPFPNSCNRKKQSLISGGCDMANKENELACAGPLSGKLPHDSRTYLVNSSEAGSAQTESSSSKYSGFFSEVSQDHETMAQVLFSRNLRLNVALTFWRKRSISELVAYLVRIEDLGVVVDCLPVLTNSLQEEKQYISLGCCVDLLPLVKSLLKSKFEEYVIVGLNWLQAVIKRWWSELSSKAEVINDGNIKILRQQLSGLWEQENRLTLVPGYTGNIAKDVDAYLLQLH
- the Katnbl1 gene encoding KATNB1-like protein 1 isoform X2 — encoded protein: MASETHNVKKRNFCNNIEDHCIGLPRKRIPNFTNKNMKEVKKSPKQLAAYINRTVGQAVKSPDKLRKVIYHRKKVHHPFPNSCNRKKQSLISGGCDMANKENELACAGPLSGKLPHDSRTYLVNSSEAGSAQTESSSSKYSGFFSEVSQDHETMAQVLFSRNLRLNVALTFWRKRSISELVAYLVRIEDLGVVVDCLPVLTNSLQEEKQYISLGCCVDLLPLVKSLLKSKFEEYVIVGLNWLQAVIKRWWSELSSKAEVINDGNIKILRQQLSGLWEQENRLTLVPGYTGNIAKDVDAYLLQLH